The following DNA comes from Chryseobacterium gallinarum.
GGCAAGAGCCTGGGCCAGATAAAGATTCATGGGAGATGAATGTCTGGAATATAAATAACATCCTTCTGCATTTCCTTCAAAAGTATCGAACATCGTTTTGGCAGAAAGAAATGTATAGGTAGAGCTGTCAGAAATAGAAGGATTTACTCCCCCGAATTCACCAAAGTACTGAAGGTCCTGGATCTCGTTGGCTGCATTAAATTTTTCCATAAACATTGTTTTTATTTTATCTGCCTAATTTGCATTATTTTCATAATTATTACAATGTAAATTTGAATATTTAGAATATAAAACTGTAAAATATTGTTTATATAGAAAATATATTTGGTATCTTCGAAAATATTAAGAATTCACCAAAAATTTATCTATGGAACTTGATGAAATTGATAAAAAACTGCTTCTTTTTTTGCAGGAAGATTGCAAACAAACCACCAAAGAACTGTCCGGAAAACTGGGTTTATCTGTTACTGCTGTTTATGAGAGGATAAAAAAGCTGGAAAATGCAGGCATTATTTCAAAGTACGTGGCATTGTTAGACAGGCAAAAGGTCAGGAAAAACTTTATGGTTTTATGTCATGTTAAACTGACGCAACATAAAAAAGAATTTGTATTGCAGTTTGAAAAAGAAGTCATGAATCTCCAGGAAGTTACCGAATGCTTTCATGTGAGCGGAGATTATGATTATATTTTAAAAATAGGAGTAAAAGATATTGAAGACTACCGCAGTTTTATGTTAAGCAAGCTTACTACACTTCAGCATATTGCAAGTACCCAGAGTTCATTTATGATTTCTGAAGTAAAAAATACAACTGCAATTACTTTATAATTGAATTTAAAGTGATTCCGGGACAGTGACATCACATGTTGTCCGCCTGAATATTACACCAATACACCGTTTTTAGAGGAAATAGGATCAGGAAGATCGGTTTCTCCACCCATCTGAAGCAGATCTATTTCAATAGTTCTGCAGATGGAAAGCATTGGAACATCAAACATAAGTCCTGCAAAGGGATTCTCAGAATAATCCCCCACCAGCTCCATGATGATGTAGATCCATCCGATAATGATACAGAAAGGGATGGAAGTCCAGATTCCCCAGTCTCCTAACTTGGCAAACTCATTCACTAATCCTAGAGGAAGCAGGGTAATAAACAAAATATTAAAAACAAAAGCAGTACTGGCAAACTGTCTTGGAGAAGGGAATTTTTTGATTCTTTCTGCCTGTCCCTGGAAGCCGTAAAATTCATTCAGGCTGTTTTGAAGCTGTGTCTGATTGAAATCTGTGATGGCATTCATGTTTTTCAGTTCATTGATATCTTTTGCCTGTTGGGAAATCAGGTAGGTGGCAAAGTTTTTATAGTGATTCTTAAGCTCATATTCTTCTTCGGAAAGGTATTTATGCAGGAAAATAGGAGCTCTTCCGTAATCAGGAAATCCCGCTTTGATTAATCTGTTTCTTCTCAGGTTGATATTTCCGAACTTCGTTTGGGTATTGCTGATGTGTTCCCATTCCGCAGGGATCAGCAGCTGCTCGCGGAAAGTATATAGCCATGCAATATGACGGTTGACAATCTTTTTTTTGCGGTCTTCAAGGTCAAAAACGCCTATTTCTTCATTTTTAGTGTCAAAAGCATACACCATCGAAGCAAATGAACGGCTGGAATTCACAATTCCACCCCATATTTTTCTGGCTTCCCAAAGCCTGTCATAAGCCTGGTTATTTTTAAAACCGACCAAAAATGCTTCTGCCGTACCGATCAGGGCTACGGGAACCCATGGGATAGTCATCCAATGCCAGTTGAAAAAATAAAATAGAACGGCAATCAGGGTACACCAGATAGAAATTAAAATAAGATGTACACCGGATAGATTGAGAACCTGCTTATAATTGACATATTTGGTTGTGATCATAAAGATGGATGTGTTTTGCGTGTACAGACAAAATAAGTACCAAACTGTATTACGGTTTGCTTTCCGGCAACTTCTGCTGAATAATTATTAAACTTTTCCTGCATTGTAAGAGTCTGCTTTTGAGTCTGTAATCTTAAATAAAAATAGTGAAAAAAATGCACAAAAAAACCTCTGAAAATTTTCAGAGGTTTAAAATTTATTGAGAATTAATATTTCAGCATTTCTTCTATCTTTTTAGAAAGCTTCTCCGCATTAGGCAGCATTTCTTTTTCCAGTACGAGATTAATAGGAACCGCAGGTACATCTAAAGACCCCATTGCTTCAACAGGGGCATCCAGATATCTGAAACAATTTTTAGAAATACGGTGAGCGAATGCTTCTGCAAAAGAGTTGTTGAGCTGTTCTTCTGTCAGAACAATACATTTTCCATGTGCTTTTACTCTTTCAAAAACAAGTTCCTCATCCAGTGGAATCAGAGTCCTTAAATCGATTACTTCAACTCTTCCCTGGAATTGTTTAGCCGCTTCTTTAGCCCAATAAACTCCCATTCCATAAGTTACTACGAGCAAAGTCCTTCCTTTTTCGATCTCATCCTTGCCGGCTTCGATGATTACTTTTCCTTTTCCAAACGGAAGAATATAGTCTTCTGCGGGTTCTATGGTTTTTGCATCTTCAGTGCCCGGAACTTTACTCCAGTAAAGCCCTTTATGTTCCAGCATGATAACCGGGTTGGGATCATAATAAGCCGCTTTTAGTAATCCTTTAAAATCAGCGGCATTACTTGGATAAGCAATTTTAATTCCTTTGATGTTGGCTAAAATACTTTCTACGCTTCCGCTGTGATAAGGGCCGCCACCGCCGTAGGCTCCGATAGGAACACGGATAATATTGCTAACCGGGAACTTTCCGCCGCTTAAGTAGCTGGACTTCGAAATTTCCGTGATCAGCTGATTGATTCCGGGATAAATATAATCTGCAAACTGAACTTCAACGATAGGTTTTAGCCCCACGGCACTCATTCCGGCTGTAGAACCAATGATATAGGCTTCCTGGATAGCAGTGTTGAAAACTCTTTTGTTTCCGAATTTTTTCCCTAATGTTACTGTTTCACGGAAAACACCTCCGATTCTTTCTCCCACATCCTGTCCGTAAAGTAAGGCTTCAGGGTGCTTCCACATCAGTTCCTGTATAGCATGAATGGCTGCATCCACCATAACGATCTTTTCTCCGTTGGCAGGTTCGCGGGTTCCGGTCTCTTCTGTGATTGGAGTAGGAGCGAACACGTGCTGCATGACTGTTTCAGGTTTTGGATCCTCTGCTTTTTTAGCTCGTTCAAAAGCTTCTTCCGCCTCAAGACGTGCTTTTTTGGTGATCTGTTTTAACAAATCTTCATCAATGCCGGCTTCCAGCAATTGTTTTCTGAGGATTTCCCCCGGATCCTTTGCCCTGTGTCTGGTTAAATCTTCTTCATCTCTATAGAATTCCCTTCTTACTCCGGAAGTATGGTGGCCGATCAGTACCGTTTTAGCGCAAACTACTAATGGTTTTCTTTCATTTCTTACAAAATCCACGGCTTTTTTCATAACTTCAAAGCTTTCTATGAAATCAGTTCCGTCCACTCTCATTCTGCTTAATCCTGTGAATCCTGCTACAAAATCATAAGCGTCGCAGGTTCTGGCTTCTTCCTTGGTAACGGAAATTCCCCATTCGTTATCCTGAACCAGAAATATAATAGGGAGCTGATGCAATGCCGCAAATTGTAACGCTTCACTTACTTCCCCTTCCGTTACGGAATTATCCCCAAGGCTACATACCACCACCGGGTTATTTTCAAAATTCTGAA
Coding sequences within:
- a CDS encoding alpha-ketoacid dehydrogenase subunit alpha/beta; the encoded protein is MENTLHEKVSQDILLKAYNHMMLAKAMADIYEENRNICKYVHSTSRGHEAIQLATAYQLKKEDWVSPYYRDESILLGIGFEPYQLMLQLLAKAEDPFSGGRSYYSHPSSRDENKPKIIHQSSATGMQTIPTTGVAQGIKYIQEFNLQNFENNPVVVCSLGDNSVTEGEVSEALQFAALHQLPIIFLVQDNEWGISVTKEEARTCDAYDFVAGFTGLSRMRVDGTDFIESFEVMKKAVDFVRNERKPLVVCAKTVLIGHHTSGVRREFYRDEEDLTRHRAKDPGEILRKQLLEAGIDEDLLKQITKKARLEAEEAFERAKKAEDPKPETVMQHVFAPTPITEETGTREPANGEKIVMVDAAIHAIQELMWKHPEALLYGQDVGERIGGVFRETVTLGKKFGNKRVFNTAIQEAYIIGSTAGMSAVGLKPIVEVQFADYIYPGINQLITEISKSSYLSGGKFPVSNIIRVPIGAYGGGGPYHSGSVESILANIKGIKIAYPSNAADFKGLLKAAYYDPNPVIMLEHKGLYWSKVPGTEDAKTIEPAEDYILPFGKGKVIIEAGKDEIEKGRTLLVVTYGMGVYWAKEAAKQFQGRVEVIDLRTLIPLDEELVFERVKAHGKCIVLTEEQLNNSFAEAFAHRISKNCFRYLDAPVEAMGSLDVPAVPINLVLEKEMLPNAEKLSKKIEEMLKY
- a CDS encoding Lrp/AsnC family transcriptional regulator; its protein translation is MELDEIDKKLLLFLQEDCKQTTKELSGKLGLSVTAVYERIKKLENAGIISKYVALLDRQKVRKNFMVLCHVKLTQHKKEFVLQFEKEVMNLQEVTECFHVSGDYDYILKIGVKDIEDYRSFMLSKLTTLQHIASTQSSFMISEVKNTTAITL
- a CDS encoding bestrophin family protein, with the translated sequence MITTKYVNYKQVLNLSGVHLILISIWCTLIAVLFYFFNWHWMTIPWVPVALIGTAEAFLVGFKNNQAYDRLWEARKIWGGIVNSSRSFASMVYAFDTKNEEIGVFDLEDRKKKIVNRHIAWLYTFREQLLIPAEWEHISNTQTKFGNINLRRNRLIKAGFPDYGRAPIFLHKYLSEEEYELKNHYKNFATYLISQQAKDINELKNMNAITDFNQTQLQNSLNEFYGFQGQAERIKKFPSPRQFASTAFVFNILFITLLPLGLVNEFAKLGDWGIWTSIPFCIIIGWIYIIMELVGDYSENPFAGLMFDVPMLSICRTIEIDLLQMGGETDLPDPISSKNGVLV